From Pseudomonadota bacterium, the proteins below share one genomic window:
- a CDS encoding DNA polymerase IV → MNDGHAPRRAILHVDMDAFYASVEQRDQPELRGKPLVVGGTTNRGVVAAASYEARRYGVRSAMPIRQALERCPELVRVPVRMARYREVSSQVFAVFHEHASQVQGLSLDEAYLDVTEAATASDIETIGKRIKDLIKDRTALTASVGMAHN, encoded by the coding sequence ATGAACGACGGGCACGCGCCCCGGCGCGCCATCCTGCACGTCGACATGGATGCGTTCTACGCCTCCGTGGAGCAGCGCGACCAACCGGAGCTGCGCGGCAAGCCGCTGGTGGTGGGTGGCACCACCAACCGAGGCGTGGTCGCCGCCGCCAGCTACGAAGCGCGCCGCTACGGCGTGCGGTCGGCCATGCCGATCCGTCAGGCGCTCGAACGCTGCCCGGAGCTGGTACGCGTGCCGGTACGCATGGCGCGCTACCGGGAGGTGTCTTCCCAGGTGTTCGCCGTGTTCCACGAGCACGCCTCACAGGTGCAGGGCCTTTCCCTGGACGAGGCCTACCTGGACGTGACGGAGGCCGCCACCGCAAGCGACATCGAGACCATCGGCAAGCGCATCAAGGATCTGATCAAAGACCGCACCGCCCTGACCGCCTCCGTCGGCATGGCGCACAACAT
- a CDS encoding YceI family protein: MIRSTRALCVAALTLLVSATASAAGYRLAPADASVNFISTKAGTVAEIHRFAKVAGKLGEDGGLRLAIDLASVDTAIEVRNERMRDMLFEIADFPEAIIRADLDPALWDGLAAGERKSLEVAGALALHGEEGKIRLVVDVVGAADGGLIVTSRLPVIVNAGQYALGEGVERLRAIAGLPAISPAVPVTFALHFRPEH, translated from the coding sequence ATGATCCGATCCACTCGTGCCCTGTGCGTCGCCGCGCTCACGTTGCTGGTCAGCGCCACCGCCTCGGCCGCCGGCTACCGCCTGGCACCGGCAGACGCATCGGTGAACTTTATCTCCACCAAGGCCGGCACGGTCGCCGAGATTCACCGCTTCGCCAAGGTGGCCGGAAAGCTCGGTGAGGACGGGGGGCTGCGCCTCGCGATCGACCTCGCCAGCGTCGACACGGCGATCGAGGTGCGCAACGAGCGCATGCGCGACATGCTGTTCGAGATCGCCGACTTCCCGGAGGCGATCATCCGCGCTGACCTGGACCCCGCGCTCTGGGACGGCCTCGCGGCCGGCGAACGCAAGAGCCTCGAGGTGGCCGGCGCCCTGGCCCTGCACGGCGAAGAGGGCAAGATCCGGCTGGTGGTCGACGTGGTGGGGGCGGCCGACGGCGGCTTGATCGTCACCAGCCGACTGCCGGTGATCGTGAACGCCGGGCAGTACGCCCTGGGGGAAGGCGTGGAGCGCTTGCGTGCCATCGCCGGGCTGCCGGCCATCAGCCCCGCCGTGCCCGTGACCTTCGCCCTGCACTTCCGTCCGGAGCACTAG
- a CDS encoding DUF3667 domain-containing protein: MSAECGNCGEALTGDYCFACGQPRRSPIMSIGELTSEYLRDVFSLDSRAWRTLSYLMFRPGAMTADYLAGRRHAYTPPVRLYLLTSLLFLAIFTVPLLLEGVSENFRTATTLTEEDGAQPTDAPADPAADTDPVDGQLDSLDAQIEEIVRTNRERIEEPPATPDALSADEGEAAAVAEEEDQCADMDIEMDGISAPWLRSLLRQRAERACQLFTREGGPQRFAEEFLDALPAMLLAILPLMALCLTVLYLFSGRRYVEHLILLSHYHSFVFLLIGLTVLLAGLPLWGWIKGLLITYTSVYTPWYLYRAMRTVYGQGRLLTAVKFSVLSFAYMVGLSVALGVGLLLAVESFTR; encoded by the coding sequence ATGAGCGCGGAGTGTGGCAACTGCGGAGAAGCGCTGACCGGCGACTACTGCTTTGCCTGCGGGCAGCCGCGGCGCAGTCCGATCATGTCGATCGGCGAGCTCACGAGCGAATACCTGCGCGACGTCTTCTCCCTCGACTCGCGCGCCTGGCGAACGCTGAGCTACCTGATGTTCCGCCCCGGGGCGATGACCGCCGACTACCTCGCCGGGCGTCGCCACGCGTACACCCCGCCCGTGCGCCTGTACCTGCTCACGAGCCTGCTGTTCCTGGCCATCTTCACCGTCCCCCTGCTCCTCGAAGGGGTCAGCGAGAACTTCCGAACCGCCACCACGCTCACGGAAGAGGACGGCGCCCAGCCGACGGATGCGCCCGCGGACCCGGCGGCCGACACAGACCCCGTCGACGGCCAGCTGGACTCCCTCGATGCGCAGATCGAAGAGATCGTGCGTACCAACCGCGAACGCATCGAGGAGCCGCCGGCGACGCCCGACGCGCTAAGCGCTGACGAAGGTGAGGCGGCAGCGGTGGCGGAGGAAGAAGACCAGTGCGCGGACATGGACATCGAGATGGATGGCATCAGCGCGCCGTGGCTGCGCTCGTTGCTGCGCCAGCGCGCCGAGCGCGCTTGCCAACTGTTTACCCGCGAGGGCGGGCCACAACGCTTCGCCGAGGAGTTCCTCGACGCCCTACCGGCGATGTTGCTCGCCATCCTACCGCTCATGGCGCTCTGCTTGACCGTGCTCTACCTGTTCAGCGGGCGTCGCTACGTGGAGCACCTGATCCTACTCTCCCACTACCACTCCTTCGTGTTCCTGCTGATCGGGCTCACCGTGCTCCTCGCCGGCTTACCGCTATGGGGATGGATCAAGGGGCTGCTCATCACCTACACGTCCGTCTACACGCCCTGGTATCTCTACCGGGCCATGCGTACGGTTTACGGCCAGGGCCGCCTGCTCACGGCCGTGAAATTCTCCGTGCTCAGCTTCGCCTACATGGTGGGCCTCAGCGTGGCCCTGGGGGTGGGATTGCTGTTGGCAGTGGAGTCGTTTACCCGGTGA
- a CDS encoding acyl-CoA dehydrogenase, with the protein MTALWLLLLAGIGVGLAYRQASLGQSTLVVAILLSPVLLLPGVLLPWRVLALLVLIALGVLNVDVLRRALLSKPALRRYRSAMPAVSATERQALEAGTVWWEGELFAGQPNWDRLLGCPRVRLEEDEQAFLDGPVNELCAMLDDWEITHVEGDLPPAVWEFLKTNGFFGLIIPKRYGGLEFSAWGHSCVLAKIAARSITAASTVAVPNSLGPAELLLEYGTDAQREHYLPRLASGEEVPCFALTSAEAGSDATAITDVGVLCYDFHEGEEVLGIRLDFAKRYITLAPVATVIALAFKLRDPENLLGGAVDLGITVALIPVSTPGVRTGRRHFPLNTPFQNGPVIGERVFVPVDYIVGGAERAGDGWRMLVECLTVGRSISLPANAAGGARAALAASSAYAALRRQFGRPIAEFEGIKAPLARIAANAYLMEAANRMTLAAIDLGEAPAVASAIMKYHITELGRQVANDAMDIHGGKAIMLGPKNYLGRGYQSVPVMITVEGANILTRSMIIFGQGALRCHPWLAKEMRAAANRDEDDSAAASRFDQALMGHLGHTLTMAARAFVDGATGARWVPTPGEGRVRRYYQQATRMSAALAFATEVALNTYQGRLKRHEAVTARLGDALSALYLTSAALKRFEDEGSPEEDLAMVRWCCETQLALAQEALAAFVANLPGRMGRTLTQLVLLPRGRDLHPPSDALTHEVAALVSTYSSTRLRIVEGTYLVREANNPIGLLDGLLEELDELSFLEDRVREAVREGRLQKGAATQWTDQITAAGRAGVLEAGEVRALTDHAQRVSDLMAVDDFDSYELGTRRKRPVKGGRSSRSIAST; encoded by the coding sequence GTGACCGCCCTCTGGCTGCTCCTGCTCGCCGGTATCGGCGTGGGCCTGGCCTACCGCCAGGCCTCCCTCGGTCAGAGCACCCTGGTGGTGGCGATCCTGCTCAGCCCCGTGCTGCTGCTGCCGGGGGTGTTGCTGCCCTGGCGAGTGCTCGCCCTGCTCGTGCTCATCGCCCTCGGCGTGCTCAACGTCGACGTCCTGCGCCGCGCCCTGCTCTCCAAGCCTGCCCTGCGCCGCTATCGCAGCGCCATGCCGGCCGTCTCCGCCACGGAGCGCCAAGCCCTGGAGGCGGGCACGGTGTGGTGGGAAGGCGAGCTCTTCGCCGGTCAACCCAACTGGGATCGCCTGCTCGGCTGTCCCCGCGTGCGTCTGGAAGAGGATGAGCAGGCCTTCCTGGACGGCCCGGTCAACGAGCTCTGCGCCATGCTCGACGATTGGGAGATCACCCACGTGGAAGGCGATCTGCCGCCGGCCGTGTGGGAATTCCTGAAGACCAACGGCTTCTTCGGCCTGATCATCCCCAAGCGCTACGGGGGCCTCGAGTTCTCCGCCTGGGGCCATTCCTGCGTGCTGGCAAAGATCGCAGCCCGGTCGATCACCGCCGCCTCCACAGTTGCCGTTCCCAACTCCCTAGGGCCCGCCGAGCTGCTCCTGGAGTACGGCACGGACGCCCAGCGCGAGCACTACCTGCCGCGCCTTGCGAGCGGTGAGGAGGTGCCTTGCTTCGCCCTCACGAGCGCCGAGGCGGGCTCCGACGCCACCGCCATCACCGACGTCGGGGTGCTCTGCTACGACTTTCACGAGGGCGAGGAGGTGCTCGGCATCCGCCTCGACTTCGCCAAGCGCTACATCACCCTCGCCCCCGTCGCCACAGTCATCGCCCTGGCTTTCAAGCTACGCGACCCAGAGAATTTGCTAGGTGGCGCCGTGGACCTCGGGATCACCGTGGCGCTCATCCCCGTCAGCACGCCCGGCGTGCGCACCGGGCGCCGCCACTTCCCCTTGAACACACCGTTCCAGAATGGCCCGGTGATCGGCGAGCGCGTGTTCGTGCCGGTCGACTACATCGTCGGCGGCGCTGAACGGGCGGGGGACGGCTGGCGCATGCTGGTGGAGTGCCTCACGGTGGGGCGCTCCATCTCCCTCCCCGCCAACGCCGCGGGCGGGGCGCGGGCGGCGCTCGCCGCCAGCAGCGCCTACGCCGCCCTGCGCCGACAGTTCGGGCGCCCGATCGCCGAGTTCGAGGGCATCAAGGCGCCGCTCGCTCGCATCGCCGCCAACGCCTACCTGATGGAGGCGGCCAACCGCATGACCCTGGCGGCGATCGACCTGGGCGAGGCGCCCGCCGTGGCCTCCGCCATCATGAAGTACCACATCACCGAGCTCGGGCGGCAGGTGGCCAACGACGCGATGGACATCCACGGCGGTAAGGCCATCATGCTCGGGCCTAAGAACTACCTTGGCCGCGGCTACCAGAGCGTGCCGGTGATGATCACCGTCGAGGGCGCCAACATCCTCACCCGCTCGATGATCATCTTCGGCCAGGGCGCTCTGCGCTGCCATCCATGGTTGGCCAAGGAGATGCGCGCCGCCGCCAATCGCGACGAGGACGACTCGGCTGCAGCCTCGCGCTTCGATCAGGCCCTGATGGGCCACCTCGGCCACACGCTGACGATGGCAGCGCGCGCCTTCGTCGACGGCGCCACGGGCGCAAGGTGGGTACCCACGCCCGGCGAAGGACGCGTGCGTCGCTACTACCAGCAGGCCACGCGCATGAGCGCTGCCCTGGCCTTCGCCACCGAGGTGGCCCTCAACACCTACCAAGGACGCCTCAAGCGCCACGAAGCGGTCACCGCTCGCCTGGGCGATGCGCTCTCCGCCCTCTACCTCACCAGCGCAGCGCTCAAACGCTTCGAAGACGAAGGCTCCCCCGAGGAAGACCTGGCGATGGTGCGCTGGTGCTGTGAGACACAGCTCGCCCTCGCCCAGGAGGCGCTCGCCGCCTTCGTGGCCAACCTGCCCGGGCGAATGGGTCGTACGCTGACCCAGCTGGTCCTGCTCCCGCGGGGCCGCGACCTGCACCCGCCGTCGGATGCGCTGACCCACGAGGTCGCGGCGCTGGTCAGCACCTACAGCAGCACGCGCTTGCGCATCGTCGAGGGCACCTACCTCGTGCGCGAAGCTAACAATCCCATCGGCCTGCTGGACGGCTTGCTGGAAGAACTCGACGAGCTTTCCTTCCTCGAGGATCGGGTGCGTGAAGCGGTGCGCGAAGGGCGCCTGCAAAAGGGCGCTGCCACCCAGTGGACGGATCAGATCACCGCTGCCGGTCGCGCTGGCGTCCTGGAGGCGGGGGAGGTCAGAGCACTCACCGATCATGCCCAGCGCGTGAGTGACCTCATGGCCGTGGACGATTTCGACAGCTACGAACTCGGCACCCGCCGCAAGCGCCCGGTCAAGGGCGGGCGCAGCAGCCGCAGCATTGCGAGCACCTGA
- a CDS encoding malate dehydrogenase — translation MTSPVRVSITGAAGQIGYQLCFRIASGQMLGPDQPVILQLLEIPPALGALEGVAMELDDCAFPTLAGVVTTDQVETAFDKSDYALLVGAKPRGPGMERGDLLMENAKIFSTQGTALNDVASRDVRVLVVGNPANTNALIASANAPDIDPANFTAMMRLDHNRAQAQLAAKTGTHVSQIKGLTIWGNHSATQYPDVHHAKIDGKAATDLVEQSWLTDDFIPTVQKRGAAIIAARGASSAASAASAAIDHVRDWVKGTAEGDWTSMAIPADGSYGIEPGVIYSYPVTCKDGRYEIVQGLDINAFSRERMAATEAELREERAAIADLLG, via the coding sequence ATGACTTCGCCCGTGCGCGTCTCCATCACCGGGGCTGCCGGCCAGATCGGCTACCAGCTCTGCTTCCGTATCGCTTCCGGCCAGATGCTCGGCCCCGACCAACCGGTGATCCTGCAGCTGCTGGAAATCCCGCCGGCGCTCGGCGCCCTTGAAGGGGTGGCGATGGAACTCGATGACTGCGCCTTCCCTACGCTCGCCGGCGTGGTGACCACAGATCAGGTGGAGACCGCCTTCGACAAGAGCGACTACGCCCTGCTGGTGGGCGCCAAGCCGCGCGGCCCCGGCATGGAGCGCGGCGACCTGCTGATGGAGAACGCCAAGATCTTCTCCACCCAGGGCACGGCCCTGAACGACGTCGCCAGCCGCGACGTGCGCGTGCTGGTGGTGGGCAACCCGGCGAACACCAATGCCCTGATCGCCTCCGCCAACGCGCCGGACATCGACCCGGCCAACTTCACCGCCATGATGCGCCTCGACCACAACCGCGCGCAGGCCCAACTGGCCGCGAAGACGGGTACTCACGTCAGCCAGATCAAGGGCCTGACCATCTGGGGTAACCACTCGGCCACCCAGTACCCGGACGTGCACCACGCCAAGATCGATGGCAAGGCGGCCACCGATCTGGTCGAGCAGTCCTGGCTCACGGACGACTTCATCCCCACCGTGCAGAAGCGCGGCGCCGCCATCATCGCGGCCCGCGGCGCGTCCTCGGCCGCCTCCGCCGCCTCCGCCGCCATCGACCACGTGCGCGACTGGGTGAAGGGCACCGCCGAGGGCGACTGGACCAGCATGGCCATCCCGGCGGACGGCAGCTACGGCATCGAGCCCGGCGTGATCTACTCCTACCCCGTCACCTGCAAGGACGGGCGCTACGAGATCGTGCAGGGCCTGGACATCAACGCGTTCAGCCGCGAGCGCATGGCGGCGACGGAAGCCGAGCTGCGTGAGGAGCGGGCCGCCATCGCGGATCTGCTCGGTTAG